Proteins encoded in a region of the Populus alba chromosome 13, ASM523922v2, whole genome shotgun sequence genome:
- the LOC118050413 gene encoding signal recognition particle 14 kDa protein, translated as MVLLQLDPFLNELTTLYQNSTDKGSIWVTLKRSSMKSKVQRNKMATNGEPIEYRCLIRATDGKKTISTSVGARDHQRFQASYATILKAHMTALKKRERKDKKKAAEGDKKEGDVKKKPKRV; from the exons atg GTTCTTTTACAACTCGATCCGTTCCTCAATGAACTAACAACCTTGTATCAAAACAGCACCGACAAAGGCTCAATTTGGGTTACTCTTAAACGTT CTTCGATGAAATCTAAGGTGCAAAGGAATAAGATGGCAACTAATGGTGAACCCATTGAGTATAGATGTCTTATACGTGCAACCGATGGCAAAAAGACTATTTCTACTTCG GTTGGGGCAAGGGATCACCAGCGCTTCCAAGCTTCTTATGCAACTATTCTCAAGGCACACATGACAGCTCTAAAAAAGAGGGAAAGGAAGGATAAGAAAAAGGCAGCAGAAGGTGATAAGAAAGAAGGGGACGTAAAGAAGAAACCAAAGAGAGTCTGA